From one Lolium rigidum isolate FL_2022 chromosome 4, APGP_CSIRO_Lrig_0.1, whole genome shotgun sequence genomic stretch:
- the LOC124708855 gene encoding uncharacterized protein LOC124708855, whose protein sequence is MGQEQKGEEASSSSGIYTYKHRGDKGVDTHEIFVKKSRARVLLSYAGVVLLLAIVCQSFLGKEGLCLGSVWSITFGVLVTKCLQYKPVMKESVVIMPSFGVQLEIHFWSGAVDRRFIPIGKILKPLLNECVTPVTCYWSLVLLLRDEEELKLVFQKSRPPVKMLVPIWKALCAFTNSE, encoded by the exons ATGGGGCAAGAACAGAAAGGAGAAGAAGCATCCAGTTCCAGTGGCATTTACACTTACAAGCATCGCGGTGACAAGGGAGTCGATACCCACGAGATTTTTGTCAAGAAGAGCAGAGCCCGTGTCCTGCTGTCGTACGCTGGAGTCGTTTTACTTCTCGCAATTGTCTGCCAGTCGTTTCTGGGGAAG GAGGGGTTATGCCTCGGATCAGTGTGGAGTATTACCTTTGGAGTTCTGGTTACCAAATGTTTGCAATACAAACCCGTGATGAAAG AGTCGGTAGTGATAATGCCATCTTTTGGGGTTCAGCTAGAAATACATTTTTGGAG TGGAGCAGTTGATCGCCGTTTCATACCCATTGGCAAGATTCTGAAGCCACTGCTGAACGAGTGTGTGACACCGGTCACCTGTTACTGGAGCTTGGTGTTGCTTCTTCGTGATGAAGAGGAACTCAAGCTAGTTTTTCAG AAATCTCGTCCTCCTGTCAAAATGTTGGTTCCTATCTGGAAAGCTCTTTGCGCATTCACAAATTCTGAATGA
- the LOC124706450 gene encoding uncharacterized protein LOC124706450 codes for MGNSLRCCLACVLPCGALDLIRIVHLSGRIEEYGRPVAAGEILAANPNHVLSKPCSQGVVRRILIVSPESELERGEIYFLIPASSVPERKKKATSHAGAAGGHDGKTSGHVKSKASSDRGSGRPHVGDVPSEKRSLHRRRTSTGGRTAVWRPHLECIVEGT; via the coding sequence ATGGGCAATAGCTTGAGATGCTGCCTAGCTTGCGTCCTCCCCTGCGGCGCGCTGGACCTGATCAGGATCGTCCACCTTAGCGGCCGCATCGAGGAGTATGGCCGgccggtcgccgccggcgagatcctcGCCGCCAACCCGAACCACGTGCTGAGCAAGCCGTGCTCGCAGGGCGTCGTGCGGAGGATACTCATCGTCTCCCCAGAATCTGAGCTGGAGCGCGGCGAGATATACTTCCTCATCCCGGCTTCCTCAGtgccggagaggaagaagaaggccaccTCGCACGCCGGTGCCGCTGGCGGCCACGACGGCAAGACCAGCGGCCATGTCAAGAGCAAGGCATCTTCCGATCGTGGCAGTGGGCGTCCTCACGTGGGCGATGTGCCGTCGGAGAAGAGGTCTTTGCATCGGCGGCGGACGAGCACCGGCGGCCGGACGGCTGTGTGGAGGCCGCACCTCGAGTGCATTGTAGAGGGCACTTGA